The Thalassophryne amazonica chromosome 6, fThaAma1.1, whole genome shotgun sequence genome includes a region encoding these proteins:
- the LOC117511637 gene encoding uncharacterized protein LOC117511637: MKFTLVFLLLIEIPHLKGQQRIYQYGHILLKFEFDPFYNSYHKSCCKLYPNTCYPLLDSTGFTAGFLKGRVTKTETNGCIQFTISNAQFVDAGYYRCTVLGSQFPVYSDYVVEVSEVPGQRWPLPAQTATPKTTYITETQQDPTRPELAQDHSDGPRVPWSSSLMVTAIVSTTALVFITSLITAVCCRIKGKHNRLSK, encoded by the exons CTTCTTCTGATTG AGATCCCTCATTTAAAAGGACAGCAGAGGATTTACCAGTATGGAcacattttgctgaaatttgAGTTTGATCCGTTTTACAACAGTTACCACAAGTCCTGTTGTAAACTCTATCCAAACACATGTTACCCGCTGTTGGACAGCACAGGCTTCACCGCAGGCTTTCTGAAAGGAAGAGTCACAAAAACTGAGACAAATGGCTGCATTCAATTCACAATTTCAAATGCACAGTTTGTGGATGCTGGGTATTACAGATGTACTGTGCTGGGAAGCCAATTTCCAGTTTACAGTGATTACGTCGTGGAAGTGTCTG AGGTGCCAGGGCAACGCTGGCCCCTGCCTGCACAGACAGCAACCCCTAAAACCACTTACATTACTGAAACACAGCAAGACCCAACCAGACCTGAACTGGCACAGGACCACAGTGACGGTCCCAG AGTTCCGTGGAGCTCCAGCCTGATGGTCACTGCCATTGTGTCCACTACAGCACTGGTTTTCATCACGTCCCTAATTACTGCTGTTTGCTGCAGAATCAAAGGAAAACACAATCGATTAAGTAAATGA